Proteins encoded together in one Penicillium digitatum chromosome 1, complete sequence window:
- a CDS encoding Rho GTPase activator (Bem3), putative → MSQVSQGNDESSPTSSKIQSGYSINNGLIPRDYLARSDQRPGSAPGSRHITPSPLHTSSLPQSNRVDGSESSQSPLSPKSGNPVSYQNRSPITRVGNAQYTAPPFSIGQGLSQSPEMVGTESGNLSGQLDESSMPKKSRAPGPDRSASSSISSIHSMPGDRAPNRAMPRTSSIDSAISSLSSNSQRSIFDVNALSPTDISNLITAAGSAEAVIVHLLKEKHQAASQNAQLWKLVDKQRALILGLNKDLERAFQEKDKYRKRLKDTQDASSLPVAEPLASVAVPSSDQEDVSCKPDQPSIVPPSEAFRRSFENTSPVSATDIPSPVGEGMSVFQHPSRKPPPAPLNLQAENNMASSASDSDSGSDYGDDQDVFEIPSEGRGRRMTREQDDQDREAALQGDMFESTGPVGPARAVSSHSSRETATYSPGTVHRELSTRSLPSVDDSHSLGSLLGSRPPPASSRNGRSIATMPKSPGLPLSPRPEDRPTNSPMPRMPRDMSTSMAAVYQTPGLPLLPRMDNYSTSFALFPSGRPIPLIDPTVMIDSPRSAQFPDNQIYRGLMSEEYPGLLLPPNALPLVQVRVSSSRLRPSRNSYMVSKSLDEEPVFTLSVILRSDVSELWRVEKVIGALPQLDQKVRQSSPFAGKLPDKSIFSGHSPAKVDLRRAALNAYFDRLLENPMDEIAALAICQFLTSDAIEPRDDETSLVKGLAQTGSDMPRGPDGKPQKEGYLTKRGKNFGGWKARYFVLDGPELKYYESPGGPYMGTIKLHHAQIGKQSPKSTENASPPGGEEDSDNQYRHAFLILEPKKKDSSALVRHVLCAESDEERDAWVNALMEFVENASSENEGRGRASSKSKPQSQDESQKQPLSGAEAKSKIFNGSRRFGRGVDSPDQELGVFVQGFSFENAVKADPPTIGSTLEQAPRSPRPPTALLTEFRDMNMSSPDHTTQSPRLISRPTNGTVIQDVEAWGNKPKTTTKEKKRSIWGFRSRSSFDLTSQASSDAQAAGNNVERADPVRPVFGIPLAEAVQDCGLPGIDMELPAVVYRCIEYLHAKEAALEEGIFRLSGSNVVIKALKERFNTEGDVDFVSGDQYYDIHAVASLFKQYLRELPTTVLTRELHLDFLRVLELDDRQKKVVAFNSLVHRLPRPNLALLRALSQFLIEIVRNSDVNKMTVRNVGIVFAPTLNIPAPVFSMFLTDYDSIFGDTESKPATSATELTVENTLSPDDLPSHYQMYSDLPTPSYQQTSFRTGGNANGPSDGPRTHYDTSFTQMQPSHDQPTLSRHEQYNQPSGVGTSQSSLNGKLGPDSEDTRSAKSKRRESSMLFMDDPSFYQVALPLLS, encoded by the exons ATGTCGCAAGTTTCGCAAGGGAACGATGAAAGCTCGCCAACTTCCTCTAAGATCCAGTCTGGCTACTCGATCAACAACGGCCTTATCCCGCGGGACTATTTAGCTCGATCTGATCAACGCCCCGGATCTGCTCCTGGCTCTCGACACATCACACCTTCCCCGTTACATACAAGCTCCCTGCCTCAGTCAAATCGTGTCGACGGCTCTGAATCATCCCAGAGTCCTCTTTCTCCGAAATCCGGCAATCCTGTTTCCTATCAGAATCGGTCGCCAATCACTCGTGTGGGCAATGCACAATACACTGCACCACCCTTTAGCATAGGCCAGGGTCTGTCGCAATCACCAGAAATGGTAGGAACAGAATCGGGGAATCTCAGCGGCCAACTTGATGAGAGTAGTATGCCGAAAAAATCCCGTGCGCCGGGGCCTGATCGATCTGCCTCTTCCTCTATCAGCTCTATACACTCGATGCCGGGAGATCGCGCACCCAATCGTGCCATGCCTAGGACCTCGTCGATCGACTCTGCAATTTCATCCCTGTCTTCCAACTCCCAGAGGTCGATCTTTGATGTCAATGCTCTCAGTCCAACCGACATTAGCAATCTCATAACCGCCGCTGGATCTGCCGAGGCTGTAATTGTACATCTCTTAAAGGAGAAACACCAAGCGGCCTCTCAAAACGCGCAACTTTGGAAATTGGTCGACAAACAAAGAGCTTTGATTCTTGGCCTCAACAAGGATCTGGAGCGTGCTTTTCAAGAGAAGGATAAATATCGGAAGAGGCTTAAAGATACACAAGACGCTTCGTCATTACCCGTTGCCGAGCCTTTAGCCTCTGTGGCCGTACCGAGCAGCGATCAAGAGGATGTGTCGTGCAAACCAGACCAACCATCTATTGTCCCACCATCTGAAGCCTTTAGGCGAAGCTTCGAAAACACGAGCCCAGTCTCTGCCACAGATATCCCATCCCCAGTAGGGGAAGGAATGAGCGTGTTCCAGCATCCAAGTCGCAAACCACCGCCTGCACCTTTGAATCTACAAGCAGAGAACAACATGGCATCTTCGGCATCTGATTCTGATTCCGGTTCAGATTATGGCGACGACCAGGATGTATTTGAGATTCCAAGTGAGGGCCGTGGGCGAAGAATGACGAGAGAGCAGGACGACCAGGACCGTGAAGCCGCGCTGCAGGGGGATATGTTTGAGTCTACTGGTCCTGTGGGACCCGCTCGGGCAGTGTCCTCTCATAGCTCCCGGGAAACAGCAACGTATAGCCCGGGAACGGTCCATAGGGAGCTTTCTACGAGATCACTGCCGAGTGTAGATGATTCTCACTCATTGGGGTCGCTTTTGGGCTCTCGGCCGCCTCCTGCTTCGTCAAGAAATGGGCGATCTATCGCTACCATGCCCAAGAGCCCTGGACTGCCTTTGAGCCCGAGACCAGAAGATCGACCTACTAACTCGCCCATGCCTCGCATGCCTCGAGACATGTCTACTTCCATGGCAGCCGTGTATCAGACGCCAGGGTTGCCGCTCTTGCCAAGAATGGACAACTACTCCACGAGTTTTGCTCTCTTCCCTTCGGGACGTCCTATCCCATTAATTGATCCCACAGTCATGATTGATAGTCCGAGATCTGCACAATTTCCTGACAACCAAATTTACCGAGGATTGATGTCTGAGGAATACCCAGGCCTGCTTTTGCCCCCGAATGCCCTTCCTCTGGTTCAAGTCAGAGTATCTTCATCGCGCCTTCGCCCTTCCCGGAACAGCTATATGGTATCCAAGTCCCTGGATGAGGAGCCTGTCTTTACTCTCAGTGTGATCTTGCGGTCGGATGTGTCAGAGCTATGGCGAGTTGAAAAAGTCATCGGTGCTTTGCCACAACTTGATCAAAAAGTCCGGCAATCTTCTCCGTTTGCCGGAAAATTACCGGACAAAAGTATATTTAGCGGACACTCCCCTGCTAAGGTTGACTTGAGACGTGCCGCACTAAATGCGTACTTTGACAGACTTTTGGAAAATCCAATGGATGAGATTGCCGCGCTAGCTATCTGCCAATTTTTGACAAGTGATGCCATAGAGCCTCGAGACGACGAGACAAGTCTCGTGAAAGGTCTCGCCCAGACAGGGTCCGATATGCCACGTGGACCAGACGGAAAGCCTCAAAAGGAAGGTTACTTGACTAAACGAGGCAAGAACTTTGGTGGTTGGAAAGCGAGATATTTTGTTCTCGATGGACCCGAACTGAAATATTACGAATCTCCAGGTGGTCCGTACATGGGGACTATCAAACTTCATCATGCCCAGATTGGCAAGCAATCGCCAAAATCCACCGAGAACGCTTCACCTCCTGGGGGCGAGGAAGACTCCGACAACCAGTATCGCCAtgcttttttgattttggaaCCGAAGAAAAAGGATTCCTCAGCACTCGTTCGACATGTTCTTTGCGCCGAGAGCGACGAGGAGCGCGATGCATGGGTCAATGCTCTCATGGAATTTGTTGAGAATGCTTCTTCCGAGAATGAGGGACGTGGCAGAGCATCTTCCAAAAGTAAACCTCAGTCTCAAGATGAATCTCAAAAGCAACCACTCTCCGGAGCGGAGGCCAAGTCTAAAATTTTCAACGGGAGCAGGAGATTCGGCCGAGGAGTTGATAGTCCCGACCAGGAACTAGGAGTCTTTGTGCAAGGTTTCAGCTTTGAGAACGCAGTAAAAGCTGATCCTCCGACTATTGGTTCCACTCTTGAGCAAGCACCTCGATCCCCACGGCCTCCGACGGCTTTGTTGACAGAATTCAGGGACATGAACATGTCTTCTCCTGATCACACAACACAGTCTCCCAGACTGATATCTAGGCCCACGAATGGCACCGTCATCCAGGATGTGGAAGCCTGGGGTAACAAACCCAAGACAACGacgaaagaaaagaaacgcAGTATATGGGGTTTCCGCAGCAGGTCCTCTTTCGATCTTACGTCCCAGGCCAGCAGcgatgcacaagcagcaggCAACAATGTCGAGCGGGCGGATCCTGTTAGACCTGTGTTTGGTATACCCTTGGCAGAGGCCGTGCAAGATTGTGGACTGCCAGGCATTGATATGGAGCTACCAGCAGTGGTTTATCGCTGTATTGAATATCTCCATGCCAAAGAAGCAGCCTTGGAGGAAGGAATCTTCCGTCTAAGTGGTTCCAATGTGGTGATCAAAGCCTTGAAAGAACGTTTCAACACCGAAGGTGATGTTGATTTCGTGTCTGGAGATCAGTATTACGATATTCATGCTGTGGCTTCTCTCTTCAAGCAGTACCTTCGAGAGCTTCCGACGACAGTTTTGACCCGGGAGCTTCATTTAGACTTCCTTCGCGTTCTCG AACTTGACGATCGCCAAAAGAAGGTTGTTGCCTTCAACTCTCTAGTGCACAGATTGCCTAGGCCCAATCTAGCACTGTTACGGGCTCTATCCCAATTCTTGATCGAGATTGTAAGAAATTCTGATGTGAATAAGATGACGGTCCGGAATGTGGGCATTGTCTTTGCCCCAACTCTCAATATTCCGGCACCGGTTTTCTCGATGTTCCTCACGGACTACGACAGCATCTTTGGCGACACTGAATCAAAACCAGCCACTTCAGCTACGGAACTGACAGTCGAAAACACACTTTCACCCGATGATCTTCCTTCACATTATCAAATGTACTCCGATCTCCCTACGCCTTCGTACCAGCAGACTTCGTTTCGGACCGGTGGTAATGCAAACGGTCCTTCCGATGGCCCCAGAACACACTACGACACCAGCTTCACCCAGATGCAACCTAGCCATGACCAACCGACGTTGTCCAGACATGAGCAGTATAACCAACCTTCCGGTGTCGGCACCTCGCAGTCTTCTTTGAATGGCAAGTTGGGGCCTGACTCAGAAGACACTCGCTCGGCAAAGTCAAAACGACGGGAGAGCTCGATGCTCTTTATGGATG ACCCTTCCTTCTACCAGG TGGCCTTGCCTCTCTTGTCCTGA
- a CDS encoding Mitochondrial distribution and morphology protein 31, whose product MSANLGRRLYTHIWEAANPFLGRMRINRVLAPDAYSSRLFLDSSLPNQSQRIVTLPRKHTGFTKRFASGGFFVLGVSPTSTAADTTAACIISTPKITAQHVWKRTLHTSNNHRRGKEVSQDTHERNENDHTRNLGQSGKDISTTHSQAKLSQDTQQSTTNSRHLMDRLPHMPHLHRPTKEELLAAATGFWSRLKVRFKWFSIRSVRPYNLDEIAALFSWVLIGHIVWVVVGTTTFFSLLILAINTVFAQETLAGWVGNYLTKSSGVKVVFESAIVPKWKNGVITFKNVFVSKRPGQGTGHVSKGSPKSAAAAAAARGDTGFEDSQAASDEEEDTNYTQFDLSIETVNVTLSFTKWFNGKGPLHDVEVKGIRGVVDRRHVYWPEEDLDPKSYRHEHTPGDFEIDSFKMHDLLVTVYQPDNFRPFSVSIFSCDLPQLRKQWLFYDFLSANMMSGSYDNSLFTIHARQTHGFTGIRQDSVAEEDGKPSPWKKHNRIRVDGLNVDHLNRGVQGPFSWIHEGTVDIVADIMLPAENDESLAKVMVDFYDRLETTVTTNRYPQPLSSSTSPESETEDRRFLAMDLRVHLNNVRAVVPIFTRDLSYINNALIRPIVAYINSKRTLIPINCRLVKRVEDFDGSWTIFDSGLMDDLSAATYDAFARDVVDDQARKRRFKKVGFWSLQLAAQAIFMGMAGNIA is encoded by the exons ATGTCTGCTAATCTGGGACGCCGGCTGTACACCCACATCTGGGAAGCAGCCAATCCATTTCTTGGTCGCATGCGAATAAATCGCGTATTGGCCCCCGATGCTTATAGCTCAAGATTATTTCTTGATTCGTCCCTTCCGAATCAATCTCAACGCATTGTAACCCTCCCGAGGAAACACACTGGTTTCACGAAAAGATTTGCTTCTGGTGGCTTCTTCGTCCTTGGCGTCTCGCCTACCTCAACTGCTGCGGACACTACGGCAGCATGCATCATCTCCACTCCCAAAATTACCGCCCAGCATGTCTGGAAACGAACTTTACATACCTCTAACAACCATCGACGTGGGAAAGAGGTTTCTCAAGACACTCACGAACGCAACGAAAATGACCATACCCGGAATCTCGGCCAATCCGGCAAAGATATATCCACCACGCATTCACAAGCCAAACTTTCCCAAGATACTCAACAATCTACAACGAACAGTCGACACTTAATGGATCGCTTACCACATATGCCTCATCTACATCGGCCAACCAAGGAGGAGCTTTTGGCCGCAGCAACTGGGTTCTGGTCACGCCTCAAAGTACGATTCAAATGGTTTTCTATAAGGAGTGTTCGTCCTTACAATTTGGATGAGATAGCTGCCCTCTTTTCGTGGGTTTTGATAGGCCACATCGTCTGGGTCGTTGTGGGAACTACTACATTCTTCTCGCTTCTGATCCTTGCGATCAACACAGTCTTTGCTCAAG AAACATTGGCAGGATGGGTGGGCAACTATCTCACCAAGTCTTCTGGAGTCAAAGTCGTCTTTGAATCTGCAATCGTGCCCAAATGGAAAAATGGCGTCATCACCTTCAAGAATGTATTTGTGTCAAAACGGCCGGGCCAAGGTACAGGTCATGTCAGTAAGGGATCTCCGAAGTCTGCGGCAGCCGCGGCCGCAGCGCGAGGTGACACTGGATTCGAAGATTCCCAGGCAGCAtccgatgaagaggaagatacTAACTACACACAATTTGATTTGTCGATCGAGACGGTCAACGTGACGCTATCATTTACCAAATGGTTCAATGGAAAGGGTCCACTTCATGATGTTGAGGTGAAAGGCATACGGGGTGTTGTCGACCGCCGCCATGTCTACTGGCCGGAGGAGGACTTGGATCCTAAATCTTATCGACATGAGCATACTCCCGGCGACTTCGAAATCGACTCTTTCAAGATGCATGATTTGCTTGTCACCGTTTACCAACCGGACAACTTCCGTCCCTTTTCTGTGAGCATCTTCTCATGCGATCTCCCTCAGTTGCGGAAACAATGGCTGTTCTATGATTTCCTCTCTGCCAACATGATGTCTGGGTCGTATGACAACTCTTTGTTCACGATCCACGCTCGTCAAACCCATGGATTCACAGGCATCCGGCAGGATAGCGTAGCAGAAGAAGACGGCAAGCCAAGCCCGTGGAAGAAACATAACAGGATTCGAGTCGACGGACTCAATGTCGATCATCTTAATCGCGGTGTTCAGGGCCCATTCTCTTGGATTCACGAAGGGACGGTAGATATTGTGGCCGACATCATGTTGCCTGCAGAAAACGATGAGAGCTTGGCCAAGGTGATGGTTGACTTCTATGATCGGTTGGAAACCACTGTCACCACAAATCGTTACCCGCAGCCTCTATCTTCGTCCACCAGTCCAGAATCAGAGACTGAAGATCGACGCTTCCTCGCCATGGATTTGCGCGTGCACCTCAACAATGTTCGGGCTGTTGTGCCCATCTTCACGCGGGACCTTTCCTACATCAACAACGCACTGATCCGTCCTATTGTTGCCTATATCAACTCCAAGCGCACTTTAATTCCCATCAATTGCCGCTTGGTCAAGCGAGTTGAAGATTTTGATGGAAGCTGGACCATCTTTGACAGTGGCCTGATGGATGACCTGTCAGCTGCA ACCTACGATGCGTTTGCCCGAGATGTCGTGGATGATCAAGCCCGGAAAAGGCGGTTCAAGAAAGTCGGGTTCTGGTCCCTTCAGCTGGCCGCCCAGGCTATTTTCATGGGCATGGCTGGAAACATCGCCTAA
- a CDS encoding Methyltransferase, putative encodes MSRPEDILPPDLFYNDNESRKYTKSSRIRNIQASMTSRALELLDLKSPSFILDLGCGSGLSGEMLSEVSPEEGGPHTWIGMDISPSMLDVALQREVEGDLFLADIGQGVPFRPGTFDAAISISAIQWLCNAETSDVSPEGRLRRFFEGLYASLRRGGRAVCQFYPKNDVQRSMISGAAIKAGFGAGILEDDPGTKSSKLYLVLTVGGGGLTGDITGVVDGMDDVNVLDARRKAAEINNARGPPRKGDKAWIMKKKEQMAKKGKVVKASSKYTGRKRRIAF; translated from the exons ATGTCGCGCCCCGAAGATATTCT CCCTCCGGACTTGTTCTACAATGACAATGAATCGCGCAAGTATACGAAGTCCTCGCGAATCCGCAACATCCAAGCCAGCATGACGAGTCGCGCACTTGAACTCCTCGACTTAAAATCCCCATCCTTCATCCTCGATCTCGGCTGCGGCTCCGGTCTCTCAGGCGAGATGCTCTCCGAAGTATCCCCCGAAGAAGGCGGCCCGCACACATGGATCGGGATGGATATTTCACCGAGCATGTTGGACGTGGCTCTACAGCGCGAAGTGGAAGGCGATCTGTTCCTCGCAGACATCGGACAGGGCGTTCCCTTCCGACCAGGCACATTTGACGCCGCAATCAGCATCAGTGCAATCCAGTGGCTGTGTAATGCGGAAACCAGCGATGTGAGCCCTGAAGGCCGTCTGCGACGGTTCTTCGAAGGACTGTATGCCAGCCTTCGTCGAGGTGGACGTGCGGTTTGCCAGTTCTACCCGAAAAACGATGTTCAGCGGAGCATGATCAGTGGAGCTGCAATCAAAGCTGGCTTTGGTGCGGGTATCCTTGAAGATGACCCCGGCACTAAGAGCAGCAAATTGTATCTGGTTTTGACtgttggtggtggaggtTTGACGGGTGATATTACTGGGGTTGTGGATGGCATGGATGATGTTAATGTCTTGGATGCGAGACGGAAGGCCGCGGAGATCAACAATGCTCGTGGGCCACCAAGGAAGGGTGACAAGGCATGGATtatgaagaagaaggagcagATGGCCAAGAAGGGCAAGGTCGTCAAGGCAAGCTCGAAGTACACTGGCCGCAAACGACGAATCGCATTCTGA
- a CDS encoding DUF396 doamin protein codes for MWILPLVGYFGVAVGFAFLTLAIASGLYYLSELVEEHTVLARRVLTRLIYGIVAIQVLLLIVDRFPVSLSLLSIGSHVVYASNLRRFPIVKLSDPLFLLSCLLVGLNHWLWFRHFSKPLPPSNNWRQPYGVNYDEMPSFSEVASYFGLCVWLVPFALFVSLSAGENVLPSMGSEYATGAKPTGPGPSDGKSKNKGMAKALVDGVRDWTSETGEVMGLWRGQRTKRF; via the exons ATGTGGATCCTACCGCTAGTCGGTTATTTCGGGGTGGCTGTCGGGTTTGCCTTTCTCACCTTGGCTATAG CTTCGGGACTATACTATTTATCCGAGCTTGTGGAAGAACACACGGTTCTTGCCCGTCGGGTGTTGACCCGTCTGATCTACGGCATCGTCGCGATACAAGTCCTGCTTCTGATAGTTGACCGTTTCCCCGTGTCATTGTCTCTGCTGAGCATCGGTTCGCATGTGGTATACGCCAGCAATCTGCGCCGATTCCCCATCGTGAAATTATCCGAtcctcttttcctcctctCCTGCCTTCTAGTCGGTCTCAACCACTGGTTATGGTTCCGCCACTTCTCGAAGCCCTTGCCTCCGTCGAACAATTGGCGTCAACCGTATGGAGTTAATTACGACGAGATGCCCTCTTTCTCTGAAGTGGCTTCCTACTTTGGGTTGTGCGTGTGGCTCGTTCCATTTGCTCTGTTTGTTAGTCTGAGTGCGGGCGAAAATGTGTTGCCAAGCATGGGCTCTGAGTATGCCACCGGGGCCAAACCCACTGGCCCAGGTCCCTCTGATGGCAAGTCCAAGAACAAGGGAATGGCCAAGGCCTTGGTGGATGGTGTCCGAGATTGGACAAGCGAGACCGGCGAAGTTATGGGACTCTGGAGGGGACAACGTACGAAACGATTCTGA
- a CDS encoding Proteasome B-type subunit, whose product MTPLMGNQSGIIGYSFSEPTTANVKQHSFYPYTDNGGSTLGITGADFAILAGDTRSTSGYNINSRMVPKVFKIGGDDETGEGATIILSVVGFAADGNALKEKLDTVVKMYKYQHGKSMSVGACAQRLSTILYEKRFFPYYVHAILAGLDEEGVGALYSYDPVGSYEREQCRAAGAASSLIMPFLDNQVNSKNQYIPGSGEGHALVPKKAEPLDKETAKKLVQDAFTSAVERHIEVGDGLQMLIVTREGIEEVFHALKQD is encoded by the exons ATGACGCCGCTCATGGGTAATCAGTCTGGGATTATCGGATACTCCTTCTCTGAGCCAACAACTGCTAATGTCAAACAACATTCGTTCTACCC ATACACCGATAATGGCGGTTCCACCCTCGGCATCACGGGTGCTGATTTCGCTATCCTAGCTGGTGATACTCGTTCCACATCAGGCTACAACATCAACTCTCGCATGGTCCCCAAAGTTTTCAAGATCGGCGGTGATGATGAGACCGGTGAGGGAGCTACCATCATTCTTTCCGTTGTTGGTTTTGCCGCGGATGGAAACGCTCTCAAGGAAAAGCTGGACACCGTGGTGAAGATGTACAAGTACCAACATGGGAAATCCATGTCAGTGGGAGCATGTGCACAGCGATTGTCGACTATTCTCTACGAGAAGCGCTTCTTCCCATACTATGTACATGCTATTCTGGCTGGTCTGGATGAGGAAGGCGTGGGAGCTTTGTACAGCTACGACCCAGTGGGCTCTTACGAGCGGGAACAGTGCCGGGCTGCCGGTGCGGCATCCAGCTTGATCATGCCTTTCCTGGACAACCAAGTCAACTCCAAGAACCAATACATCCCGGGAAGCGGAGAAGGACATGCCCTTGTGCCCAAGAAGGCTGAGCCTCTGGACAAGGAGACGGCTAAGAAGCTTGTACAGGATGCCTTCACAAGTGCCGTGGAGAGACACATTGAGGTTGGCGATGGTTTGCAAATGCTGATCGTTACACGGGAAGGGATCGAGGAGGTGTTCCACGCCCTGAAGCAGGATTAA
- a CDS encoding HCNGP-like, with protein sequence MLGLGDYESSSEDEVEHKSSSPNFLCNKDRPPTISQADQNEDQKPFHQQQTETRSHIAADSVPEGPVLGPAAIDMALLSEDKHLTSGRSSPFSASRGLVQDLTLPPVPNLDIPPSPPGSPNPAANAKFEHFLSLKKQGVHFNSKLASSSSLKNPSLLKKMMEHSGISEQSQYDTSLPADLWNPSNLPKWGFKEELLRTQLDSRKKSEEKKASGQRSSVNFVSGTT encoded by the exons ATGCTTGGTCTTGGTGACTATGAGAGCAgcagtgaagatgaggtaGAGCACAAGAGTTCTTCACCCAATTTTCTG TGTAACAAGGATAGACCACCTACAATCTCACAAGCTGACCAGAACGAGG ATCAGAAACCATTCCACCAGCAACAAACAGAGACACGCTCTCACATTGCCGCCGATTCAGTCCCAGAAGGACCTGTCCTTGGCCCCGCTGCTATCGACATGGCGCTCCTCTCGGAGGACAAGCATTTGACAAGCGGACGCTCATCTCCCTTTTCCGCTTCACGAGGACTCGTTCAAGACCTCACTCTACCTCCGGTTCCAAATCTAGACATCCCACCATCACCTCCTGGGTCTCCCAACCCAGCCGCGAACGCGAAATTCGAGCATTTCCTCTCGCTCAAAAAACAAGGCGTACACTTCAACTCCAAATTGGCCAGCTCTTCATCGCTCAAGAACCCAAGCTTGCTGAAGAAAATGATGGAACATTCCGGGATCAGTGAGCAATCGCAATATGATACATCTCTACCAGCTGATTTATGGAATCCCTCTAATCTACCCAAATGGGGGTTCAAGGAAGAGCTCTTGAGAACACAACTGGATTCTCGCAAAAAGtcggaagagaaaaaggcATCGGGCCAGCGAAGCTCGGTTAATTTTGTCTCTGGGACTACCTGA
- a CDS encoding Pre-rRNA-processing protein pno1, with protein sequence MSAPTAIRQPEQAQGFQPENVSHNQDDEVLIDVQATNEGTPANPVAESTEDSEMRIDEEGRPVFTPAKDVATAYKIETRKVPVPPHRMTPLKASWAKICPPIVEHLKLQVRMNIKSRSVELRTSKFTNDVGALQKGADFVKAFTLGFDLDDAIALLRLDDLYIQTFEIKDVKTLNGEHLGRAIGRIAGKDGKTKFAIENASRTRVVLADQKIHILGGFKNIHIAREAIVSLILGSPPGKVYGNLRTVASRMKERF encoded by the exons ATGTCGGCACCTACAGCTATTCGCCAGCCAGAACAGGCTCAAGGGTTCCAGCCTGAGAATGTCTCTCACA ATCAAGATGACGAAGTTTTGATCGATGTACAAGCCACCAACGAGGGTACCCCGGCTAACCCCGTTGCCGAGTCTACGGAAGACAGCGAAATGCGCATCGACGAGGAAGGTCGCCCTGTCTTCACCCCGGCCAAAGACGTCGCCACCGCATATAAGATCGAAACACGAAAGGTGCCTGTACCACCGCACCGTATGACCCCGCTCAAAGCGAGCTGGGCCAAAATCTGCCCTCCTATTGTCGAACACCTCAAGTTGCAAGTGCGAATGAACATCAAAAGCCGATCAGTCGAATTGCGAACCTCGAAGTTTACCAACGATGTGGGAGCTCTGCAAAAAGGTGCCGATTTTGTCAAAGCCTTCACTCTTGGCTTCGATCTCGACGATGCGATTGCCCTCCTCCGACTTGATGATTTGTATATCCAGACTTTCGAGATCAAGGATGTGAAGACTCTGAATGGAGAACACCTTGGCCGTGCCATTGGACGTATTGCAGGCAAGGATGGAAAAACCAAGTTTGCAATCGAAAACGCCAGTCGGACACGAGTGGTACTGGCAGACCAGAAGATTCACATTCTGGGTGGATTTAAGAACATTCACATTGCCCGAGAGGCAATTGTCAGCCTGATTTTGGGTAGCCCTCCG GGCAAGGTTTATGGAAATCTTCGGACCGTCGCCTCGCGAATGAAGGAACGCTTCTGA